Proteins from a single region of Pseudomonas sp. BSw22131:
- the tpx gene encoding thiol peroxidase has translation MPQVTRRGTPVQIKGELPQVGSTAPAFTLVGGDLADVTLETFAGKRKVLNIFPSVDTPTCATSVRKFNAQANDVSNAVVLCISADLPFAQARFCGAEGLDNVKNLSTMRGADFMETYGVAIVDGPMAGLTARAVVVLDENNHVLHSELVPEIGQEPDYDAALSVLK, from the coding sequence ATGCCTCAAGTGACTCGTCGCGGCACCCCGGTTCAGATCAAAGGTGAATTGCCCCAGGTTGGCAGCACCGCCCCAGCATTCACACTGGTGGGTGGCGATCTGGCGGACGTAACCCTTGAAACCTTCGCTGGCAAGCGCAAGGTGCTGAATATTTTTCCAAGCGTCGATACCCCGACCTGCGCCACTTCCGTGCGTAAGTTCAACGCGCAGGCCAACGATGTGAGCAATGCCGTGGTGCTGTGTATTTCGGCTGATCTGCCGTTCGCACAGGCTCGATTCTGCGGCGCCGAAGGCCTGGACAACGTGAAGAATCTGTCCACCATGCGTGGCGCGGACTTCATGGAAACCTACGGCGTTGCCATTGTTGATGGCCCGATGGCTGGCCTGACCGCGCGTGCGGTCGTGGTACTGGATGAAAACAACCACGTGCTGCACAGCGAACTGGTACCGGAAATCGGCCAGGAGCCAGACTACGACGCAGCGTTGTCAGTCCTCAAGTAA
- a CDS encoding translocation/assembly module TamB domain-containing protein, which yields MILLLVVGVSLVLGTQVGSRWALGWVPGLHVDNFAGRLGGRWSADHLRWASGADSVEVDAPVFDWSPLCLTRMTLCINTLNTGDVRLQFAPSTSEPSSGPLTLPDLKLPLAIELGDVKLGSVRLDGTEQLRDLTLAAHWTAEGLKIDSAHLQRDDLILDLNGLLKPQADWPLTAQGKLQLPPVAGQPLSLALNIDGDLLKTLKLNAQSTGYIDAKIVGELQPLVENLPVELTVTADRFTPAADLPETLQLNQLTLNAKGDLARGYAILGNASLPAEQGPIALALQGRVDAKGADIAALDLTASDAQRFKLSGRLDWQKGLSADAKVDWLDFPWHRLYPVIAEPDVKVHTFNGEISYTDGQYLGNFSGDFTGPAGPFSLTSPFSGDLQKIFLPQLELIAGKGKAAGHLDMQFADGIAWDTALDLSAFDPSYWVAELPGTLAGPLRSKGSLKDQVLSVSADLDLKGRLRGQPAVLQTKASGVGQSWNVSVVDIRLGDNRIQGSSSLQQKLVAQLDLNLPRLAQLWPRLQGQAKGRLDLAGTLQSPQGQLALLGSQLAFEDNRLQSLALNARLDAAQKAVVDLKTVGIRAGDTELGTLNVNAQGDVKRQQAKLDLQGPLLKLALALDGTLDKGNWRGRLASGDIQTGGQDWRLQQPAKLERLADGKVNFGAHCWLSGPASLCGEDQRLMPDPRLRYHLKQFPLESLAQWLPKDFAWKGALNADVQLDLPASGPSGQLSVDASGGTLRMRDKTQWLDFPYESLKVTSTFKPKRVDANLDFRGGKLGSLQLNATIDPLAKDKTINGDFKLTGLDISVARPFVSIVEKLNGRLNGSGRISGGLLAPQVNGNVVLSDGEVSGPELPVSLEKLNVQAVIAGEAVQLQGRWNSGPNGQGTLAGQIAWAQGLDVDVSLKGTRLPITVEPYAKLEAAPDLKISLQGDKLAVSGKVLVPTGDITVRQLPPSTVKVSDDTVIVGQQTEQGKPPMAIAMDIDVEVGKDKLTFTGFGLTANLAGRVHIGDNLDTRGELNLNDGRYRAYGQRLTIRKARLLFAGPIDQPYLDIEAIRQTDEVIAGIRLTGSAEQPTTEVFSEPAMSQEQALSYLVLGRPLSTSGEDSNMMAQAALALGLAGSSSTAGKLATDLGIKDFELDTSGSGNTTAVVASGKITDKLSLRYGVGVFEPANTLALRYLLSKKVYLEVAGGVASSLDIFYKRDF from the coding sequence ATGATCCTATTGCTGGTGGTGGGCGTCAGTCTGGTGCTGGGCACTCAGGTTGGCAGCCGATGGGCGCTGGGCTGGGTGCCCGGTTTGCACGTCGACAATTTTGCCGGACGTCTGGGTGGGCGCTGGAGCGCCGATCATCTGCGCTGGGCGTCGGGGGCCGACTCGGTCGAGGTCGATGCGCCGGTCTTCGACTGGTCGCCACTGTGCCTGACTCGTATGACGCTGTGCATCAACACCCTCAACACGGGTGATGTCCGCCTGCAATTTGCGCCGTCTACCAGCGAACCATCCTCCGGGCCTTTGACATTGCCGGACCTCAAGCTGCCGCTGGCAATCGAGTTGGGCGACGTCAAGCTCGGCAGTGTGCGACTCGACGGCACAGAGCAGTTGCGAGACCTGACGCTTGCTGCGCACTGGACCGCAGAGGGCCTGAAGATCGACTCGGCGCACCTGCAACGCGATGACCTGATTCTCGATCTAAACGGGTTGCTCAAGCCTCAGGCGGACTGGCCATTGACTGCGCAGGGCAAGTTGCAGTTGCCTCCGGTTGCCGGTCAACCACTCTCTCTGGCGCTGAACATCGATGGCGATCTACTGAAAACCCTGAAGCTCAATGCACAAAGCACGGGCTATATCGACGCGAAGATTGTCGGCGAACTACAGCCACTGGTTGAAAACCTGCCCGTCGAGCTGACCGTGACGGCGGACCGGTTCACGCCAGCCGCTGATTTACCTGAAACCTTGCAGCTCAATCAACTCACACTCAATGCCAAAGGCGATCTTGCCCGTGGCTACGCAATTCTGGGCAACGCGAGCCTGCCTGCCGAGCAGGGGCCGATTGCGCTGGCGCTACAAGGCCGGGTGGATGCAAAAGGTGCCGACATCGCAGCGCTTGACCTGACTGCCAGCGATGCCCAGCGTTTCAAGCTAAGTGGCAGACTCGATTGGCAGAAAGGCTTGAGCGCGGATGCCAAAGTCGACTGGCTGGACTTTCCGTGGCACCGCCTGTATCCCGTTATCGCGGAGCCAGACGTCAAGGTTCATACCTTCAACGGCGAGATTTCCTACACCGACGGTCAGTACCTGGGCAATTTCTCGGGCGACTTCACCGGTCCGGCAGGCCCGTTCAGCCTCACCAGCCCCTTCAGCGGCGATCTGCAGAAAATTTTCCTTCCCCAGCTTGAGCTGATTGCCGGCAAAGGCAAGGCGGCCGGGCATCTGGATATGCAGTTCGCTGACGGAATTGCCTGGGATACGGCGTTGGACCTTAGCGCGTTCGACCCTTCCTATTGGGTGGCTGAGCTGCCGGGCACGCTCGCCGGTCCGCTGCGCAGCAAGGGCTCGTTGAAAGACCAGGTGCTGAGTGTCAGCGCCGACCTGGACCTCAAAGGCCGGCTTCGCGGTCAGCCGGCCGTGCTGCAAACCAAAGCCAGCGGCGTCGGGCAAAGCTGGAATGTCAGCGTGGTGGACATTCGTCTGGGCGATAACCGGATTCAGGGGAGTAGCAGTCTTCAGCAAAAACTGGTCGCGCAGCTGGATCTGAATCTGCCACGCCTGGCGCAACTCTGGCCACGCTTGCAGGGGCAGGCCAAAGGCCGTCTGGATCTTGCGGGCACGTTGCAATCGCCTCAAGGCCAGCTTGCGCTTCTGGGTTCGCAGCTCGCCTTCGAAGACAATCGCCTCCAGTCGCTCGCGTTGAATGCCAGGCTTGATGCTGCGCAAAAGGCGGTGGTCGATCTGAAAACCGTTGGCATCAGGGCTGGCGATACCGAGCTGGGCACTTTGAACGTCAACGCTCAGGGCGACGTCAAGCGTCAGCAGGCCAAGCTGGACCTGCAAGGTCCATTGCTCAAGCTGGCACTGGCGCTGGATGGCACGCTTGATAAAGGCAACTGGCGAGGCCGGCTTGCCAGTGGCGACATCCAGACCGGTGGCCAGGACTGGCGCCTGCAACAGCCCGCCAAACTGGAGCGGCTGGCGGATGGCAAGGTCAACTTCGGCGCTCACTGCTGGCTGTCCGGGCCGGCGAGCCTGTGCGGTGAAGATCAGCGGCTTATGCCCGACCCCCGCCTGCGTTATCACCTCAAGCAATTCCCGCTGGAAAGTCTCGCGCAATGGCTGCCCAAGGATTTCGCCTGGAAAGGCGCACTCAACGCCGATGTGCAACTGGACCTGCCAGCGTCCGGCCCCAGCGGGCAGCTGTCGGTGGACGCCAGCGGCGGTACGTTGCGGATGCGTGACAAGACTCAGTGGCTGGATTTCCCTTATGAAAGCCTGAAAGTGACCAGCACGTTCAAGCCCAAGCGTGTCGACGCCAATCTGGATTTCAGGGGCGGCAAGCTGGGATCGTTGCAATTGAATGCCACGATTGATCCGCTGGCCAAAGACAAAACCATCAACGGCGACTTCAAACTGACGGGCCTGGATATTTCCGTTGCGCGACCTTTTGTATCGATCGTCGAAAAACTCAATGGCCGTCTCAATGGCAGCGGTCGCATCTCTGGCGGGCTGTTGGCGCCTCAGGTTAACGGCAATGTAGTGCTGAGCGACGGCGAAGTGTCCGGCCCCGAACTGCCTGTCAGTCTGGAAAAGCTCAATGTTCAGGCGGTGATTGCAGGTGAGGCAGTGCAGTTGCAAGGGCGATGGAACAGCGGTCCAAACGGGCAGGGCACCTTGGCCGGGCAGATTGCGTGGGCGCAAGGACTGGATGTTGATGTGAGCCTCAAAGGCACACGGCTGCCCATCACGGTCGAACCTTACGCCAAGCTTGAAGCGGCGCCGGATCTCAAAATCAGCCTTCAGGGAGACAAGCTGGCGGTGTCCGGCAAGGTGCTGGTGCCTACGGGCGACATCACCGTTCGCCAGTTGCCTCCGTCCACCGTCAAGGTGTCGGATGACACGGTGATCGTTGGTCAACAGACGGAGCAAGGCAAACCGCCAATGGCAATTGCCATGGACATTGATGTCGAGGTCGGCAAAGACAAGCTGACCTTTACCGGGTTTGGCCTGACTGCCAATCTCGCGGGGCGTGTGCACATTGGTGACAACCTCGACACGCGCGGCGAGCTGAATCTGAATGACGGCCGCTACCGGGCTTATGGGCAGCGGTTGACCATCCGCAAGGCCCGGCTACTGTTTGCCGGGCCTATCGATCAGCCATATCTGGACATCGAAGCCATTCGCCAGACTGACGAGGTCATCGCAGGCATACGCTTGACCGGCAGCGCAGAGCAACCCACGACAGAAGTGTTTTCCGAACCGGCCATGAGCCAGGAACAGGCGCTGTCGTATCTGGTGCTCGGTCGTCCGTTGAGCACCAGCGGGGAAGACAGCAACATGATGGCCCAGGCCGCGTTGGCTCTCGGGTTGGCCGGAAGCTCCTCAACTGCTGGCAAGCTGGCAACAGATTTGGGGATCAAGGATTTCGAGCTGGACACTTCAGGGAGTGGCAACACCACGGCGGTAGTGGCCAGCGGTAAGATCACCGACAAGCTCAGCCTGCGTTACGGGGTTGGGGTATTTGAGCCTGCCAACACCCTTGCTTTAAGGTATTTGCTTAGCAAAAAGGTGTATCTGGAGGTGGCGGGAGGCGTGGCCAGTTCGCTGGATATTTTCTACAAACGGGATTTCTAG
- a CDS encoding LysR family transcriptional regulator, which produces MDKFNAMRAFTRIVELGGFAKAADDLHMPRASVTILIKQLEAHLGVQLLQRTTRHVSPTLDGQAYYQRCVSLLSDLEETETAFSAIGSAPKGVLRIDLPAGFGRLIVMPALPEFTNRYPQIELEVGMTDRPVDLIREGVDCVVRGGQSLDHSLVARPLAQMRQVVCASREYLERHGMPLTLDDLAQHKVIEYFSSGSNKRYGLEFVIDGRDREVSMAKALSINSADGYLAACEAGYGLVQTPYYHAAEPLRCGALIEVLGLFPQPRLPLTALYQAHRQMSRRVRVFIDWLVELCQRPGLLDKLDTCEQTGHHP; this is translated from the coding sequence TTGGACAAATTCAACGCCATGCGCGCGTTCACGCGCATTGTCGAGCTGGGAGGGTTCGCCAAGGCCGCCGACGATCTGCACATGCCACGCGCCTCGGTGACCATTCTGATCAAGCAGCTTGAGGCGCATTTGGGCGTGCAGCTCCTGCAACGCACCACCCGGCACGTCAGCCCGACACTGGACGGTCAGGCTTATTACCAGCGCTGCGTCTCCCTGCTCAGCGACCTCGAAGAAACCGAAACCGCTTTTTCTGCCATCGGCAGCGCCCCAAAAGGCGTGCTGAGAATTGATCTGCCCGCAGGCTTCGGCCGTCTGATCGTCATGCCCGCGCTGCCTGAGTTCACGAATCGCTATCCGCAGATAGAGCTGGAAGTGGGCATGACGGACCGGCCGGTGGACCTGATCCGTGAAGGCGTCGATTGCGTGGTGCGCGGCGGTCAGTCGCTGGACCATTCATTGGTTGCGCGTCCTTTGGCCCAGATGCGGCAGGTCGTGTGTGCCAGCCGGGAATACCTGGAGCGCCACGGCATGCCCCTGACCCTTGACGACCTGGCTCAGCACAAGGTGATTGAATATTTCTCCAGCGGCTCCAACAAGCGCTACGGGCTGGAGTTTGTGATCGACGGCAGGGACCGAGAAGTCAGCATGGCCAAAGCCTTGTCGATCAACAGCGCCGATGGTTATCTGGCTGCCTGCGAAGCGGGCTACGGCCTGGTGCAGACGCCTTACTACCATGCTGCGGAACCGTTGCGCTGCGGTGCTCTAATCGAGGTGCTGGGACTTTTTCCCCAGCCGCGGCTGCCGTTGACTGCGTTGTATCAGGCGCATCGGCAAATGTCGCGAAGGGTGAGGGTGTTCATCGACTGGCTGGTCGAACTGTGCCAGCGTCCCGGACTGCTGGACAAGCTCGATACGTGTGAACAAACTGGCCACCACCCGTAG
- a CDS encoding aldo/keto reductase, whose product MQTRQLGKNGPQVSAIGLGCMGMTDFYTTGTDTREAIATLHRALELGVTLLDTADMYGPHTNEELIGKALQGKRDQVFLASKFGFVRDANDAAARGVNGSPEYIRTAIEGTLQRLKIDTLDLYYQHRIDPQISVEESVGAMAELVKEGKVRYLGLSEASSATLERAQKVHPITALQTEYSLWSRDPEENGVLETCRRLGIGFVPYSPLGRGFLTGTLKSPDDFAADDYRRNSPRFQGENFTKNLLLVDKVQKLATDKGVTAGQLALAWVLAQGNDVIPIPGTKQRKYLEENVAALDISLSAEELKALKDLFPVSAVAGKRYTEASLKLVNG is encoded by the coding sequence ATGCAAACCCGTCAACTCGGCAAGAACGGTCCTCAAGTCTCAGCCATAGGTCTGGGCTGCATGGGCATGACCGATTTCTACACCACCGGCACCGATACCCGCGAGGCCATTGCCACCCTCCATCGCGCACTGGAGCTGGGCGTGACGCTGCTCGATACCGCAGACATGTATGGCCCGCACACCAATGAAGAGCTGATTGGCAAAGCCTTGCAGGGCAAGCGCGACCAGGTGTTTCTCGCCAGTAAATTCGGCTTTGTACGTGACGCCAACGATGCCGCGGCGCGAGGCGTCAATGGCAGCCCGGAATACATTCGTACGGCCATCGAAGGCACGTTGCAGCGCCTGAAAATCGACACGCTCGACCTGTATTACCAACACCGCATCGACCCGCAAATCTCGGTCGAGGAATCGGTAGGCGCCATGGCTGAACTGGTCAAGGAAGGCAAAGTTCGCTATCTGGGATTGAGCGAAGCGTCCTCCGCCACACTGGAGCGCGCGCAGAAGGTGCATCCAATCACCGCGTTGCAGACCGAATATTCGCTGTGGAGCCGCGACCCCGAGGAAAACGGCGTGCTCGAAACCTGTCGCCGACTGGGGATTGGCTTTGTCCCGTACAGCCCGCTTGGCCGAGGCTTTCTGACCGGAACGTTGAAAAGCCCCGATGATTTCGCCGCCGACGACTACCGCCGCAACAGTCCGCGCTTTCAAGGTGAGAACTTCACCAAAAATCTGCTGCTGGTGGACAAAGTACAGAAGCTTGCGACAGACAAAGGCGTTACGGCAGGTCAGCTGGCGCTGGCGTGGGTTCTGGCCCAGGGCAATGACGTGATCCCGATCCCCGGCACCAAGCAGCGTAAATACCTCGAGGAGAACGTCGCAGCCTTGGACATCTCCCTCAGCGCCGAGGAACTGAAAGCGCTTAAAGATCTTTTCCCGGTCAGCGCGGTGGCGGGTAAACGGTATACCGAAGCGTCGTTAAAGCTGGTGAACGGCTAG